In Mammaliicoccus sp. Marseille-Q6498, the genomic stretch CATTGATATAAAAAAATATCCAAAAACCTTGTGATTTTTGGATATCTTTTTAACTTTATTTATTATTTTTCGTCAATTTGACTTCTTAAATAAGCATCTATAAATGGTTCTATATCTCCATCCATAACTGCGTTTGTATTTCCTGTTTCATGGTTTGTTCTATGATCTTTAACCATAGCATAAGGATGAAATACATAAGAACGGATTTGACTACCCCATCCTATTTCTTTTTGCTCACCTCTAATTGCATCTAGAGCTGCAGCTTGTTCTTCTAATTCTTTTTGGTAAAGTTTTGCTTTTAACATTTTCATAGCTTGTTCTCTATTTTTAATTTGAGATCTTTCGTTTTGACAAGTTACGACAATACCAGTTGGTTGGTGTGTAATACGTACTGCTGAATCAGTCGTGTTAACGTGCTGTCCACCTGCTCCTGATGCTCTATACGTATCAACATTAATATCTTCGGAATTAACTTCGATTTCAATTTTTTCATTATTAAATTCAGGTGTAACATCACAAGAAACAAAAGAGGTATGTCTTCTTCCTGAAGAATCGAATGGCGAGATACGTACAAGTCTATGGACACCTTTTTCAGCTTTTAAATAGCCGTATGCATTATGTCCTTTAACAAGTATCGTAACACTCTTAATACCCGCTTCATCTCCAGATTGATAATCTAAAGTTTCGACTTTAAATCCTTTTTGTTCTGAAAAGCGTTGATACATTCTGAGTAACATTGAACCCCAATCTTGAGACTCAGTACCACCTGCACCAGGATGTAATTCTAGTATCGCGTTGTTTGCATCGTGTTCACCATTAAGCAATAAGTTTAGCTCAAATTGCTCAATGTCTGCTTTTAATGTAGATATATCTTGTTCTAATGCTTTATGCATATCTTCATCATAGTCTTCTTGAAGCAGTTCCACTGTCGTCAATAAGTCTTCGCTTTGACTTTCTAAACTACGAAAATCTCCAACAATAGATTTGATAGCATTGTTTTTATTGATGATATCTTGTGCGTTATTTTGGTCATCCCAAAAACTTGGATCTACCATCATTTCTTCATACTCTTGAATGTTAGTCTCTTTATTTTCTAAGTCAAAGAGACCCCCTGATATTTGTTAATTTTTCTTTATTTTTGTTTAATGATTGTTTGATTTCAGATAATTCCATTTGTGTTAACTCCTTTAAGATTGACCATGACAATTTTTATATTTTTTGCCGCTTCCACATGGGCATGGATCGTTACGTCCAACTTGTTCATCTTTAACAATCGGTTTAGGTTTTACTTTTTCCTTACCGTCATTTGCGCCACCATGTTTCGCTTCACCTATCTCAACTTGTTCACGTTCTACTTGTTCTCCACGATCAATAGTTGATTTCAGTATAAATTGACTGACTTCATCTTCTATTTCATTCAACATCGTTTCAAATAAATCAAGACCTTCATTTTGATATTCACGTAACGGATTGATTTGTCCGTAAGATCTTAAATGGATACCTGTACGTAATTGGTCCATAGTATCGATATGATCAGTCCATTTACGGTCGATTGTTCTTAAAACAATCATACGTTCAAATTCAGACATTTGATCGCCAAATTCTTCTTGTTGTGATTGATATTGTTCTTTAATTTTTTCAAGAATAATTTCTTTAATATCTTCGTCATCTCTGCCACGAATATCATCTGCTTTAATAGCACCTGAATGTAAATATGAATCCTCAATATATTGTACGAGTGCATCATAATCAATATCTTCTTCATTTGCAGATAAATGATAGCTCACACCACGGTCAAGTGATGATTTAATCATATCTTTCACGATGTCTTGTACATCTTCTTTTTCGATAATATCATTACGTTCACCATAGATGATTTCACGTTGTTTTCTTAACACGTCATCATATTCTAATAAACGTTTA encodes the following:
- the prfB gene encoding peptide chain release factor 2 (programmed frameshift), which encodes MELSEIKQSLNKNKEKLTNIRGSLDLENKETNIQEYEEMMVDPSFWDDQNNAQDIINKNNAIKSIVGDFRSLESQSEDLLTTVELLQEDYDEDMHKALEQDISTLKADIEQFELNLLLNGEHDANNAILELHPGAGGTESQDWGSMLLRMYQRFSEQKGFKVETLDYQSGDEAGIKSVTILVKGHNAYGYLKAEKGVHRLVRISPFDSSGRRHTSFVSCDVTPEFNNEKIEIEVNSEDINVDTYRASGAGGQHVNTTDSAVRITHQPTGIVVTCQNERSQIKNREQAMKMLKAKLYQKELEEQAAALDAIRGEQKEIGWGSQIRSYVFHPYAMVKDHRTNHETGNTNAVMDGDIEPFIDAYLRSQIDEK